Proteins co-encoded in one Cytobacillus sp. NJ13 genomic window:
- a CDS encoding YwiC-like family protein has translation MKLFTPKQHGAWAMLILPFWLGAAASDIIWSHIPFFLGWILLYLATYPGLLLFKRKRMAFYAKWTSIYLVPAILLLLIPLLVRPSIIIFGLLMIPFFIINARYSSKNRDRALGNDFSAICAFSIAGLASSYLPHGEITPLAWTVFAASILFFAGSTFYVKSMIREKKNISFKWISWIFHAAVPILWLLAGGWIVSAAFLPSLFRSIAFYGKSFTPKKIGIYEIANAAIFFFMLLLAIHT, from the coding sequence ATGAAGTTATTTACGCCGAAACAGCATGGAGCCTGGGCAATGCTGATACTGCCATTTTGGCTCGGAGCGGCTGCTTCTGATATTATTTGGTCCCATATCCCGTTTTTTTTAGGATGGATATTACTATATCTGGCTACTTATCCGGGCCTTCTTCTTTTTAAAAGAAAAAGAATGGCTTTTTATGCGAAGTGGACTTCTATTTATCTGGTTCCGGCTATTTTGCTGCTATTAATTCCTTTACTGGTAAGGCCATCGATTATCATATTTGGACTTCTTATGATTCCTTTTTTTATTATTAATGCACGCTATTCGTCTAAAAATAGAGATAGGGCATTAGGTAACGACTTTAGTGCCATTTGTGCATTTTCAATAGCTGGCCTTGCGAGCAGCTATTTGCCGCATGGGGAAATTACACCGCTGGCCTGGACAGTATTTGCAGCTTCCATTTTATTTTTTGCCGGAAGCACCTTCTATGTAAAATCAATGATCAGGGAAAAGAAAAACATTTCCTTCAAATGGATTTCGTGGATCTTTCATGCTGCGGTACCGATCCTCTGGCTGCTGGCAGGCGGATGGATTGTATCTGCAGCGTTTCTTCCCAGCCTTTTTCGGTCCATTGCATTTTATGGAAAATCATTTACACCTAAAAAAATTGGCATTTATGAAATTGCTAATGCAGCCATATTCTTTTTCATGTTATTACTTGCCATACACACTTAA